Part of the Pomacea canaliculata isolate SZHN2017 linkage group LG11, ASM307304v1, whole genome shotgun sequence genome is shown below.
tgctgtttaaaaaaaagaggatatTTTCAGCTATTTTGTATTGCTGTGTTTTTCCAAGGCCAACTCAAAATATTAAGATTAAGTTACAAGAACAAATTCAAAGTTGTGAATAGAGACCAACACATTATATTTCAGTGgtttgtctgtgtctgtccTATTTGTTCctgtacatgcatgtgttgAATACAGACATGTACTTGTTATCCTTTTGTGCAGAATTCTGTTGGCACTAGCTGAGGTATACCTTCTGACTGGAAACCATACAGCTGCCTTGCCACATCTGGCCAACTGCTTGACCCATGCCAACACCCACCATCTAGTTTACCTGGCTGCTATGTCAACAATGCACCTAGCAGTTATACAGGTAGGTAAAGCATGCATTTATGTTTTTCAgtaattttcaaattaattttttttatatgtaaaaaacaggaaaattttaatgcttttgaaAGAATCAGATCTTGCcaagtttcatattttcttttggaCAATTAGTTTTAGAGAATGCAGTTAACTTTGTTATTGTCCAAGAATATTGGTCTGTTAACAGGCAGTAGTTATTTCCAGGTCTcaaaatgtatatatgtgcacGCTACTTTTTGACTTGATGTCAACAGCTGCGAATGAAGCTGCCAAGCCAGGCTCTTAATCTGCTGGAGACAGTTATGTTGACTGTTCTTTCTCACGGGTCTTCCTATGATCGTGCACGTCTGCTTTTCATTTATGTTCGATGCAAAGTGGCCTCTGCTTCTTTGTcacattttacacaaagaacTTTTGGTGAGTGTGAACATAATGAGCCATTTTTCCCCCCTTGATTTTTAGCAAATGTTGACCACTTTCCTTTTCATGAGTGCCATGAAGGGctaggaaagaaaaatcagcaTTAGCTGCACTCTGTTAAAGAGAGATGGAAGAAAGATACAAGCATGAATAGTTTTCATTTCAGTCTTGACTACCCATCTCAGGATGTACTTTAAGCAGATTTCCACACATTGTGACTGAATAagaatttttaacatttacatgtttttttgaATCACTTATATTTGTTGCAAATTCATTATTCTTGCAGCCGGGCTGTTGAAATAGCTCTCAAGAGATTCTTTTTTTGCTTAATTTCATTACTTAGTTTGGTAGTTCAGATATATCAATATAGAGAAGAAATTAAAGGCAAAAGGTCAGTTTTCTGAAAAGCAAGGTCATTGAATTGGAATTCTGTTTTGCTATTTTAGTTTTCTCTTACTCCAAGTTGGAGCTGTTTGGGTGTAGTGAGGATGGAGGCTctgttcagtttttctttcttgaaaccattttatatattttgttgtcatggTTACTTTACCAGGGTACTTTACCACTTTACCATggttactttttcttttctcatcatCCGAATTCATTGGttaacagaattttattttgattaaaaataaaattagcagGTAATTCTGATGCATCTGGCTTGCTTACTGCTGATGCCCCGATGGCAGACTGTCCCTTAACTGCACGCAACAGCAACGGTGAGAATATTTGATGCTTCtgatttttgaatattttgttaaaacacCGTGCATCACTTAATCATACTTACCATTCCTGAAATTTTGATAAATGACTGCCTGTGATACTTTGAAAGAAGTGTTCTGGTGTTTAACTGAATATGTAACCCATCGATTTTTAAAGATTGTcaaatttccatttctttcccACTAACACGTGCACATTCTCTTTTGTAGCTGATGTTGAAAATCTAAACAAAATTTGTCCAGTCTCATTTGCCTGATGTTTGATGTGTAATATATATGGGTGAACTTGGCTAATCACTTTATTAGGcatgcatacatatgcacatgtgcatgctaACAGTGCACATACACAGGCAtctatgcatgcatatgcattcATGCACCCATGAACATACACATATGCCTGCCTGCATGGATAGTTACAGACACAAATCCCAAAGACATTTAATACATTAAGTGACCAGTACACACGTAAAGCCCATTTACAATCAGACACACATTGTGATATACTTGGCCATGGTTATTAAATTTGTTGCAACCCAGTCAGCTGACAGTATCATCAAATGCCTCACACAGATATTCAACAATATCTGACCAGTGAAGAAAGCTAATTCAAGAACAGAAATGTTTGGCTGTCAGCCCACCACCATCTTGGGCCACTTGTAGTAACAGCATCTTGGGTGACTTTTAACCACACCTTTTATAGTGGTGTTGGAGTGGATAGCCAAGTGATTTAAGTTCTGGCATCTAAACCTGGATGTGTTAGTCTGATGGCTATGTGGCAACACAAACTtcccagctggcaggaatgggtacctgacttcatagagggttggggaaggtaaggcagcaatgGAGAGGAGAAGGTGCATTGTTCTCACACAGAACTATCTCTAAGTGTGGTCTCTAGCAAAACCCCACCCCTAAACTCTCAACTGAAAGGTTATgggatttcctttttttttttttttttttaaacttttgtaggCAGTGATGCATATATATCTgaacatgttttgaaaatatttttctagtgATGTTGGATGCTTGCTGTCTGATGACAACTGTTGTCCGGCTCTTTGAATCCATTGAGGCCACCAGCAGAGTGAAAGATGCTGTTTACTATCTAGCTCGACTTTATCATCAACTGGGCAACACAGCAGAACGAAACCGTTGTGCACACCGCTTCAAGCAGCTGGACCAGCAAGTGCCCACGCTTGCTGCTGTTCGTGTTAACACCATTTAAGTTGTTGTATACAGGACATGTTATGCTCTATGTATATATTGACGTGTGAGAGCCTAAGATCCAGTGTTGAgtacaagagagaaaaaagaaaatcatgttaGCGGTTGAAAAATCCTATCCTGGAATGCAATAAGCTCAGAGGAAGCCATCTCACACCTGGTCAGTAAATCAGTACTGCTGCATGTGCATCATGTCTCAGGAATTGTTTGAGTAGCATTTAAAACTACTCGTCTTAGTTTTGGCAGAcctcttttttatttaacaaaggAGGTTGGAGCTTAGGAAGttaactgtttgtgtgtgtatttatatagttgtttgtttttttgtttataggCACTTGACATCagtcaacaaaaaataaaattatctcaGTTCAGattcttttgtaaattttattatttttttttttaaagtttttggggttttttttttaaattctagtaTCAGAACTATACACATGTAAGATGTCTCCTCGTTTTCTTGATCTACAACTGCCCTCAGTGTAAGAGATTCTGCTTCAAAGCAAAACTTGAGAAGCTGACATCTATTCATACTGATTCCTATGTATCACCTGCCATGCTGTCACCAGACTGATTCTCCAAAGCATAccaaaaaatccaaaagtaaaaggGGAAGTGGAAGAAATTGTTTCAAACTAATCACAAATACCAAACACCAACTCAACACTCCTTTTAGACACATGCACTAAGAATTTCTGATGCTAGGGGTCTAGCACCAAATCTCAATAAAATATGCTTGGACTTGAACATTTGTATATATAATGCTAAAGCAGAATATaatgttaattataattaaacatttacacaatTATCACAGAAATTAATACTACTGATTTGATTATTAATCGCATCCAGTAAGCATATATGGTATGATGCAGAATAATCCAATGCTATATTTCTGGATTTCAACAACCACTGACAGCCCATTGCTTTTCCCTCTCATCGTGCATTCAATTACAGTAACgggtttttgttggtttttttttttggagtggggggggggggggtgcctTTAAatctaagcatttttttttttggcaaaggaAAACTAAGCTCCCTGATCATGTACATTCCAAGATCATTAAAATAAAGGTTTCATATGAACATATAAAATGAGATCTACCagacatcttttaaaaatattttggcaaagcatgcacaaacatgtcAACTGACATGGAAACTCAACGTTTTTAAGGTACTAGTTACATCATGACTTGACTACTTTCAGACAACCATTCGTCTAGACAAGGAATTATAAATATGCGGACCTGTGTATCCAAACCATGAAAAGAAAGTAAGGTTTAAAAAATACCACAagtaccagaaaaaaaaaaaataaagaaaaatgcaacCAATTCTGTTCATTgaacagagggagagagggttTTTCCTcatatgtgtgtacacacacatctcaATCTAAAAAGCACTGGCAATCTATACATATTTTAACTTTCTTGAAGGTCCCAGTTTGTTTAAGTAGAAATATATCTCTAATATAACGAACTTTTGATGAGGCTGAAAAAATATAAGATTATGAGACTCTGGaagaatgcaattttttttttgggggggtggggggtgttTTTCCCCTTTGCCATTAATACAAGACCTTTTAACTTTAAGTATATCTATAAATCATGCAATGTTAAAAATGCATCAACTATATAAGCTTCTACCAATCAAACCtagcagccctatgctcctcaaaggagcaacaaggaataaactaaactaatcaAACCTTACTGAATACAGTTTcacccaaacatttttttgctgATTGGGACTATAAATCTGAATCTGCATGAAGACCGTTGGGCTCATTTGTTGCTGAAGGTTGCCACTAGCATTCTGGTCAAAGCTTAATGTCTTTTGTTGTGAGTGGTTACTTAAAACCTGCTTGAACGAATTTCAGACATTGTTTGTTGGGCTAAGTGCTTCCACTGATGTGAAAGATCTACAgagcaaaaaagaaacactGTTTGCATAAAGCATCTGCACCAAAATCATATCAACAAATGATATGGGCAACAAGTGTGAACTAAAGGATAGTAACTTCTAGATGCAAAAGTTAATTccttaagaattaaaaaatctgACTTATTCTGGTAACTTTTTTATCGTAGCCCATTCGTGAACTTGGGCTGACGTACTTCAGCAGATGACTGGTTGAATATCTCCAATATTTGCTCTCTCACATGTTCCGTAAGAGCTGCAACGTCTGTCTGTTTCATCCCTTCTGTTGACACAGGGGGCAGGCAGGTAATTGTCAGCTTTCCTATGAAAagtcaaagtttgttttgacAATTGGCCTTGGTGTCTGTAATGGCTGAAAACTATACAACACTGAACTTCCATTTTAACCAAATGCAACTTAAGAGCTTCAAATTGTGTATGGCAACAtggtgaaaaacaaaactgatgagaccacagacagattacaaaaaaattaatccaaAGATCTAAATGAATCTACagaattaaaacaacaaagaaatttgcaggggggggtgtgtgtgtgttttgatgttCAGCCAAGGCATGgggttttaaaaagatttacaAATATATCTGAAAAGGGAGATTGTAACAAGGATACAGTAAACTTCAGTCCCCAAGACAGTAGTGAATGATACAGATACCTAAGGTTGACATTTCACACATCAATGCTGGAgtcttatattttaatattctctAATTACTAATGTTAATTCATTCCATATGGATGAAAAGCAAAGGAATTCATCGCTTAGAACTGAACTGGTGGAACAAAGTACAATGTGTTCCAATATTTATACcaattaacctacaataaataCAACTGTCACTGACACGCCATTTTAGAGAGCATTTTTTGGAACATGTAAGTGATATGTTTgccaaaaaagttttttttttaagtactaaATTCAAATCAAAGATTGTAACTGCATGAAATGGAGAGCTGCTGTCACGAAAGGAGGTTACagagcagaaattaaaaattatttacacaacatgatgaaatattttattagatttcaaatattactattttcctgtcatttttgGCTGCTGGAGTACAAATCCAACTCTGAGTAACCAGCAACTGTCTCAAACATGGTGTTTGACAAATGGACTCCTTGTTGgctttcaaatataacaaaatacctaATTGGTTGGTTATTTTAGCTCCCTAAGTGAAGTAATTCATAGTAGAACAATTGCTAAAGGTACAAAcagtttctttccttatttattcatttacacacaatgcaatgtgttttgtgacactactTTGTTTGCATTGCATTGTGCGAATCAGGTACTAGTTGTGAAAAGTTTACTTCTGCAGACACAAAATGCTAATTaatgggaaagagaaagaatttaaTAGCTGCAAAATGTGGGAGTGAGAAAATCAATCTCACTACTAAACAGTGCCCAGTAAAACAATCTCTAATCTGTGAATAACCTTATCAGAAGAAGGCACTGACAAGATCATTTTGCCACCTTAACTCCtaagtaattatttttgcaaGGACTAAAGCAGCATGCACATTTTTTGCCAGCACAGCTCAAACCTAATGGAGAGCTaaatttaaaagtgtttgtgcATTTTACACAATTTAACAATGGCTTCTTATGATATGAGATACACTGGGGTTGCATTCTGAACCATCTTTTCAAACCAGAGAAATTATTATCTGGATCAAATTGGTTTTCCCTTTTGTTGTGGAAGTCATTGAAATACTGGTTCTTACCTGTATCAAATCGTTTTTCCCTCTTATTGTAGAAGTCATTGTAAGAAGAAAACACAACTGGAATAACTGGCAcctaattattttcaaaaaacagaaacacattcATAATATAATATCAAATGATACTTTTACAAGAATGCAATTTAAATATCTGgattaaaaacattgaaaaagaaatgtgatgCACTCATATCTAAGTACAGATCTGCAGATCTTGTTCCATGATTTGATAACCTATTATCATAATCCAACACTGCAAAATGCTTGGTTCTCATAGCATTTACCTGAGCCTGAACAGCCAGGTGAAAGGCACCTTTCTTGAAGGGTAAAACCCCTCCATCATGGTTGCGTGTTCCTTCCGGAAATATAAAAACCTTTACCTGCACAAGGTAAAAAAgcccccttttttttatattgaatattCTTGGCAAGTATATTCACACAGTATTACAGTTGGCCATGAGAGCAGTCTTGCTGGAAATCTATGACCTACACTGGCAACTACATGACAACTGACACCTTAAATCCTTAAACTTAGTTTCCCACAAATATAAGAAGCATGTGCACTctaacacatgtacacacacacataaacatgcactCTTCGCAAGATTAGTATCATTGCCTTTTTATTGCGGATTCCAGCTGCTGTCTCCTCCATTGTACTCAAAGCTTTTTCACGATTCAAGCGATCGATAAAGATGGTTCCAGTCAGGATAGCCGCCAGACCGAATGAGAACATATAGCGGAGCTCCTTCTTGGCCAGTGCCACACAGCGATCTGGCCAGATCGCCATCATTCCTGTGGTCATGTGAACACTTCAAATATTTGGCAAACAGCTTTCATTCCAGCGAAAGGTTTTATACCAGATAATTTTTCTAACCAGAAGTATAGAATATATAATAAGAATATATTATTTCcacaatcatttatttcttaaggTTTCTTTCAACCACATCTAACCTAGCCCTATAAGGTTAACAATACACATATTTCACAAAACCAGGAGGCAATGCCTTCAAAATTGAAACAGGTAATCTGAGTATGATAGGTTGCATGACAATAACACTACTCTCAGAGCACAGAAACCCACAAAGATCTGTGATGACACAGTGCTAAAGGTCCAATAATAGCAGAAACAAAATGTTCCAGAATCTGTTTGTTGGTAGCTTACCAAAAAAATCAAGTGAAGTCTGATGATTGGCTACAATGATACATGCCTCACTTCCCTTCAGATGCTCCCGGCCCCGCACCTCAATGTCTATTCCAAACAGCTTTCTCAACTCATTGACAAAAGTGGCCACATAGCTGCATACAGCAAGAAAAGTTAATATATTAGTATGTTTAGATGCTAGCGACCAAAGAAAGTTAAGCCAGTGAATTATTGATAATGCATAAGAAATACAACTAAAATGATATGAAAATGGTTATTATTTTATCCCAAACCATCAATTAAAACTATGGATTTAAAAGCAGTTACTAAATCTTCACAAAAGTATGTTGCCAGAAGCAAAATCCAAATGCACAACCCATAATTTCCACTGTTTTGGTGATAAACCTTTTACTGGTACGTGCTTCATCAAACTTTTCCAGTTTGACAATATCCCTGATACTGCATGGTAATCACAGATTTTGATTATCAAGTTAGTAAGTATTAATGCAAAATTACCATATTATTAAACCTGCTGTGTTGTGTTGCTATTTCAAATACTATTTGTATTGATTATACTTGCCTGTCATACGTCATCaattttcatgttgttttcctAATacatctaaaacatttttttctctctctcttggttgCATGAAATTACTTTAGAATTACGCTTAACTCACTGCAAATAATGattaagtttttaattttaacttctACAACACTGAGTTTTCTTTCGTTCCCAATACTTTAACTTATGTACTGCTTGCGATTCCCAGAGTTTTTACTCTCATATCTGCTccctctctcgcacgcgcgcagacacacacaaacaaggaaCTAAGGGCTCGATTCAGCAGTATCAACACTATTTGTGATTGAACTAAACTCGctgttcaaacttttttttctacatcatAATCGAAGTTACTCACCGATAATTTTCCACATCGCCTGGACGCCATAGAGAACACAATATAACAGCAACCGCGACAAGTTGTACGCTCGTatagtaaagaaatattttcgcATAGTATTTGAATGTGCCGTTTAATTCGTACAACAATGGTAAAACTAGAAGAATTGCAATGAAAACCCATTGGACGACTTCAAGCGCCATTTCCACATGGGTCTCGACTGCTCAGTTGTCTATATTGGTTCAAAGGTCGTCTGTCGTGGTGTTGTCTTGTTTTACAACAGGATACGCAAGAATTGATGACGTCCGAAGTCCTGTTTTCCGCTTAGTCTCCACCTAAGCAAAtcagtttgaatatttttgctATTAACAACAGTTTACGTTTAAATAATTACTTTAACAATCAATCAAAAAATGATTATAAAGTATAATTGCAGAAATCGTGTGCCAAGCAAGGTGTGTGCATTAACATAAGAGTGCACACAGTCATGGAGCTAGGGAGATATTGATAACGATAGTCTAGCATTCTTCTGGTCGCCCTAGGCGACCCAGGGGCAAAGTCCACCTCTGATAGCTGATGATGGTTTTGATAACAAAATTCTACGGCACTAACCGGTTAACTCATCAGCTAATATCAGTgatatgatgataaaatattgaaaactgaAATACTGTTGTGTTTTAAACGTGAAGTTCCGGTGACCGAAATCATGGACGTGGGGTTATAAGTTCGTGCCGAAATGTTATCTTTTGTTTACTATAAACTGGTTTGTGCAACGACTCTTTTCGGCACAGTTTTCTTATCGCGTGAACTCTCGacgacaacagcaaaaatggTGTACATGTATGCGGagttatcaaataaataaattaaaaaaatatcacttAACCTCCGTCGTCTGCTCGCTGAAGTCTcccgctgtcgtctgctacccGCACCAGACGCTAATATTAACCGgtacaaaaactaaaatatcccTATCACGCAGTTTATTAAAGCCAACTCATCGGCACACAACGAAGGTCAGCTCTTATACTATTTTTCGCTAGTGCGAAGTGGAACTGTGCTGCACTCTTTCCTTGTCGAGCCCTCAGATCGGCTTTCATTCAGTCCGTGTTCCCTTCGTGCAAGGAAAATGGCTAAACGCATAGCAGTGATTGGTGGTGGATGCAGTGGGCTTACAGCAACAAAATGTTGTCTGGATGAAGGGTTGGAACCTGTGTGTTTCGAGCGAACAGATGAAATAGGAGGATTATGGAAATACACCATGCACGTAAAAGATGGACAGGCCTGCGTCATGAGGTCTACGGTGATCAACACGAGTAAAGAGATGATGTGCTTCAGCGACTATCCTATTCCTAAACATTACCCAAACTTCATGCACAACTCGCACGTGTGGCAGTATTTCAAGGATTACGCAAAGCACTTCGGTCTCACAGACTACGTCCAATACAACAAAgaggtggtgatggtgaaaCGGGCGGAGGACTTCTCAAAAACTGGACGTTGGAATATAGAATGTATGCTTTTAAGGAGAGAAGTTTGCATATGAGTCTTT
Proteins encoded:
- the LOC112575307 gene encoding 1-acyl-sn-glycerol-3-phosphate acyltransferase alpha-like isoform X1, with amino-acid sequence MALEVVQWVFIAILLVLPLLYELNGTFKYYAKIFLYYTSVQLVAVAVILCSLWRPGDVENYRYVATFVNELRKLFGIDIEVRGREHLKGSEACIIVANHQTSLDFFGMMAIWPDRCVALAKKELRYMFSFGLAAILTGTIFIDRLNREKALSTMEETAAGIRNKKVKVFIFPEGTRNHDGGVLPFKKGAFHLAVQAQVPVIPVVFSSYNDFYNKREKRFDTGKLTITCLPPVSTEGMKQTDVAALTEHVREQILEIFNQSSAEVRQPKFTNGLR
- the LOC112575307 gene encoding 1-acyl-sn-glycerol-3-phosphate acyltransferase alpha-like isoform X2 gives rise to the protein MALEVVQWVFIAILLVLPLLYELNGTFKYYAKIFLYYTSVQLVAVAVILCSLWRPGDVENYRYVATFVNELRKLFGIDIEVRGREHLKGSEACIIVANHQTSLDFFGMMAIWPDRCVALAKKELRYMFSFGLAAILTGTIFIDRLNREKALSTMEETAAGIRNKKVKVFIFPEGTRNHDGGVLPFKKGAFHLAVQAQVPVIPVVFSSYNDFYNKREKRFDTGKLTITCLPPVSTEGMKQTDVAALTEHVREQILEIFNQSSAEIFHISGST